A stretch of DNA from Phormidium ambiguum IAM M-71:
GTAAATTTTTGCTTGTCTTCTGGTGATGTTGCAATCAAAGCGTCCCGGATTGCATTTACCATTTGAATGACATTTTTTACATTACCCCAAACATGAGGATCGGGAACAACTTCTCCTTGACCTTTATCTAATTCTAAAGGTTTGACTACTTCCCCAACGGCTACTTTTTGGGCTTTAATGCCTGTCGCATTCATTAACTTAATTAACCCTGGTTCCAAGTTGTAGCCGTTATATACTATTAATTTGGCTTTCTCTAATGCTACTGTGTCGGCGGGAACTGGTTCATAAACGTGAGGATCGGTACCAGGTTGTAAAATTCCTTTTAACTGAATTTCATCTCCCCCGACTTCCGCTGTTAAGTCAGCGAGGATGGTGCTAGTCGCTACTACATTGGGTTTACCGTTTGTCTCTGTTTGGGAACGGTTCGCGTTTTGGGAGTTGCAACTCAGTAAGCTAAAAGCTAGGAAAGACAGGGAAAAGGCGAAAACTTTGCTGGGAATGTGGCTAGGGATGTGAATCATTACTTTCCTATTCATTACTTTTTATAGATGTTTTCATAATTGTCTCATTTTTATACTATGCTCAAAGAAGTACGATCGAATCAAGATTATGAAAACTATTACCTTTCCCACCAATGAACACTGGACACAGCAAGTTTGCCAAGTTAGGGATATCCCCAGGATTGCGGTTAATCACTTAGGGGTCAAGTACCGCACGGTAGAGGCGTTGCAGGATGTAAGTTTTAGCTTAAATTGTGGTAAAGTCACGGGAATTATTGGCCCAAATGGTGCAGGAAAAAGTACCTTACTAAAAGGGATGTTGGGGCTAATTCCGGTTAGTAGTGGTACAGTAATTTATCAAAACCAGCCTTTGATGGATCAGTTAGCCAAAGTTGCTTATGTGCCACAACGATCGCAAATTGACTGGACTTATCCGGCTACTGTATGGGATGTAGTGATGATGGGTAGAGTCAGAAAAACCGGATGGTTTCGTCGTTTTTCTCATGTTAGTCGGCAAATTGCCCAAACTGCGTTAGAAAGAGTGGGAATGAGTGCATTTTGCGATCGGCCCATTGGACAACTTTCCGGCGGACAACAACAAAGAGTATTCTTAGCTAGGGCGTTAGCGCAAGAAGCAGAAATTTTCTGTTTTGATGAACCTTTTGCTGGCATCGATCAAAAAACTGAAGCTGTCCTATTTGAAATTTTCCGCGAACTAGCTAACGAAGGCAAAATTGTCATAGTTGTTAATCATGATTTAGGCGAATCTATTACTCATTTTGATGATTTAATTTTATTAAACAAAGAGTTAATTGCCGCAGGTTCGAGACAAAAAGTGTTTACTCAAGAAAACCTTTATCGCGCTTATGGAGGACAAGTGATCTTTTTTCAAGGAAAAGCAGCTTAAGCATCTAACTGAGAATTAAGTTTTGGATATTTTTTAACCACAGATATCCACAGATGAACACAGATAAACACAGATGTTTTTTTAATCTCTTTGTCTGATGCTAAATACTTTTTTCTCTTTCCTTTGCGCCCTACCCTTCGGGAAGGCTACGCCTAATGCGTCCTTTGCGGTTTAATAATAATTTATGCTCGAAGCTTTAATCGAACCATTACAATATAGCTTCATGCAACGATCGCTAATTATCGCCGTTTTAGTTGGCTTAATTTGTGCGGTTGTTGGCAGTTATTTAATGGTACAAAGACTAGCTTTGCTAGGAGATGCCATTAGTCATTCGGTGTTACCGGGATTAGCGATCGCTTTCATGTTAGGTGCTAATATTTTCATTGGGGCTTTTATTGCCGGAGTGATTAGCACAATGGCGATCGCATTTATTAAAACCCGCTCTCCGATTAAAGAAGATGCTGCAATGGGGATAGTTTTCTCCGCCTTTTTCGCCCTGGGAATCACCTTAATTACGATTATCCAAAAAAGCAACAAAATTGACCTCAATCACTTTTTATTTGGCAATATATTAGGAGTTACCTTTGATGAAGTTTGGGACACCGCAATTATCGCCGCAATTATCTTATTTGTAGTCGGATTACTGTA
This window harbors:
- a CDS encoding metal ABC transporter permease; translated protein: MLEALIEPLQYSFMQRSLIIAVLVGLICAVVGSYLMVQRLALLGDAISHSVLPGLAIAFMLGANIFIGAFIAGVISTMAIAFIKTRSPIKEDAAMGIVFSAFFALGITLITIIQKSNKIDLNHFLFGNILGVTFDEVWDTAIIAAIILFVVGLLYKELLFYTFDPLGAQAAGLPVNILNFGLMLLIALTIVASMKAVGVILVLALLITPGATAYLLVKRLHQVMILGAVIGIISSISGMYLSYFYNLPSGPAIVLVASGFFILALLFSPNYGIFTQKQFNLGQSSLWRELKQLFR
- a CDS encoding metal ABC transporter ATP-binding protein, producing MKTITFPTNEHWTQQVCQVRDIPRIAVNHLGVKYRTVEALQDVSFSLNCGKVTGIIGPNGAGKSTLLKGMLGLIPVSSGTVIYQNQPLMDQLAKVAYVPQRSQIDWTYPATVWDVVMMGRVRKTGWFRRFSHVSRQIAQTALERVGMSAFCDRPIGQLSGGQQQRVFLARALAQEAEIFCFDEPFAGIDQKTEAVLFEIFRELANEGKIVIVVNHDLGESITHFDDLILLNKELIAAGSRQKVFTQENLYRAYGGQVIFFQGKAA
- a CDS encoding metal ABC transporter substrate-binding protein, which encodes MNRKVMIHIPSHIPSKVFAFSLSFLAFSLLSCNSQNANRSQTETNGKPNVVATSTILADLTAEVGGDEIQLKGILQPGTDPHVYEPVPADTVALEKAKLIVYNGYNLEPGLIKLMNATGIKAQKVAVGEVVKPLELDKGQGEVVPDPHVWGNVKNVIQMVNAIRDALIATSPEDKQKFTENAQKLTQELQLLDVWIRQQINTIPPDKRKLVTSHDAFQYYGRGYGIEIFGTLIGISTEEQPSAQTVKNLVDALKKSGVPAIFAETTINPALIKTVAQEAGVKLAPNQLYSDSIGAPGSDGDTYIKMMVANTKAIVEALGGKYKPFQPVPKTQPN